A single region of the Ascaphus truei isolate aAscTru1 chromosome 6, aAscTru1.hap1, whole genome shotgun sequence genome encodes:
- the CXCR5 gene encoding C-X-C chemokine receptor type 5, which produces MERIGSIPEVDDFEGGLYCCFNENTTFTDDLLDTSGFVCSDPSVDNPLEWFAAFQVYFIPVVYMLVFVVGTLGNGLVLLILLKHRRSRSTTENYLLHLAVADLLMLITFPFTVTESVAGWVFGDFLCKSVGVLNRVNFFCGSLLLACISVDRYLAIIHAIHAFRSRRVFAVHFPCVGVWLLCFLLSLPNFFVLGLEPRGNLTICTYKQSHFPSNPWWQVGRFLNHVVGFLCPLLVMGYCYAHIVAALCLSPRREKQRAVRVAIMITGVFLLCWTPYNVAVFLDTLDQLDVVQSCVVRQQLPVAIIVTEFLGYLHSCLNPVLYAFVGVKFRNDALRVLHDVGCPWARRIPLPPDRKSSATDSENGTLVSTF; this is translated from the coding sequence GAAGGAGGCCTTTATTGCTGTTTTAACGAGAACACCACTTTCACGGATGACCTACTGGACACCAGTGGATTCGTCTGCAGTGACCCTTCCGTGGACAATCCTTTGGAGTGGTTTGCAGCTTTTCAGGTATACTTTATCCCGGTGGTCTACATGCTGGTCTTCGTGGTGGGCACCTTGGGAAACGGCcttgtcctcctcatcctcctgaAGCACCGCCGCTCACGCTCCACCACCGAGAATTACCTCCTGCACCTGGCCGTGGCTGACCTCCTCATGCTCATCACCTTCCCCTTTACCGTGACCGAGTCCGTGGCCGGCTGGGTGTTCGGGGACTTCCTCTGCAAGTCTGTGGGTGTCCTCAACCGCGTCAACTTCTTTTGTGGCAGCCTCCTCCTGGCGTGCATTAGCGTGGACCGCTACCTGGCCATAATCCACGCCATCCACGCCTTCAGGTCACGCCGCGTGTTCGCGGTTCACTTCCCCTGCGTTGGAGTCTGGCTCCTgtgcttcctcctctctctgcccaaCTTTTTCGTGCTGGGGTTGGAGCCACGTGGCAACCTTACTATATGCACCTACAAGCAGAGCCACTTCCCCAGCAACCCCTGGTGGCAGGTAGGGCGCTTCCTCAACCACGTGGTGGGTTTCCTGTGCCCGCTGCTAGTTATGGGCTACTGCTACGCCCACATTGTGGCTGCCCTGTGCCTGTCGCCACGGCGGGAAAAACAGAGAGCAGTGAGGGTGGCTATCATGATCACGGGGGTCTTCTTACTGTGCTGGACCCCATACAACGTGGCTGTGTTCCTGGACACCCTGGATCAGCTGGATGTGGTGCAGAGCTGCGTGGTGCGGCAGCAGCTGCCGGTAGCGATCATAGTCACGGAGTTCTTGGGGTACCTGCACAGCTGCCTCAATCCCGTGCTGTATGCCTTTGTGGGGGTGAAGTTCAGGAATGATGCGCTGCGGGTCCTGCATGATGTGGGGTGCCCGTGGGCACGGAGGATACCACTGCCACCCGACAGGAAGAGCAGTGCCACTGACTCAGAGAACGGCACGCTCGTGTCTACTTTCTAG